Proteins encoded in a region of the Buchnera aphidicola (Thelaxes suberi) genome:
- a CDS encoding NuoM family protein — MLLSFLVIIPFLSGIFSFLLGFVIPKYCKKLCLLSLLITLFLCILIWYQKKNYLSNIHGLYSNEFLINWIDKFGIHFHLFLDGLSFLMVMLTCVLSIISILSIWNQNYEKIGFFYFNLMCMITGMIGVFTSVDLFLFFLFWELSSIPVYFFIICWGKKTIAITKRIYIANQFLIYTQISGLLLFLGILVLAWNFYDINHYWSFNYFELSNMALLNPSLEYYCMLMFFFSFIIKLPIFPFHNWLIDAHKSSPVSGFLDITGLLLKTSIYGLLRFNIFIFPYYSKKIMFFITCIGIVNIIYNSFMAIKSNNIKEIIAYTSLSHIGFILIGIYNSNYISYQGIIIQIISTSLSIAALFIIASQLYHKLSTHNIHKMGGLWGYLKWIPSFSLFFIFANLGLPGTANFVGEFMVLLGIIKNNFFVTIVIVSSMILSAIYSLRLFHKIYFGPFNQLKIVNKYYFIEFFALFMISFLLVYIGFFPQIIFNISNNVMDNIYSLFLVC, encoded by the coding sequence ATGTTACTTTCATTTTTAGTTATAATTCCATTTTTATCAGGTATTTTTTCTTTTTTATTGGGTTTTGTTATTCCAAAATATTGTAAAAAACTATGTTTGTTAAGTCTTTTAATTACATTATTTTTATGTATTCTAATATGGTATCAAAAAAAAAACTATTTATCTAATATACATGGATTGTACAGCAATGAATTTTTAATAAATTGGATTGATAAATTTGGAATTCATTTTCATCTTTTTTTAGATGGATTATCATTTTTAATGGTAATGTTAACTTGTGTGTTAAGTATCATATCTATATTATCTATATGGAATCAAAATTATGAAAAAATTGGGTTTTTTTATTTCAATTTAATGTGCATGATTACTGGTATGATAGGAGTATTTACTTCTGTTGATTTATTTTTATTTTTTTTATTTTGGGAGTTGTCATCTATACCAGTATATTTTTTTATAATTTGTTGGGGTAAAAAAACTATTGCTATCACGAAAAGAATATATATTGCTAACCAATTTCTTATTTATACTCAAATTTCGGGATTGTTGTTATTCTTAGGTATTTTAGTATTAGCTTGGAATTTTTATGACATTAATCATTATTGGAGTTTTAATTATTTTGAATTATCTAATATGGCGTTATTAAATCCAAGTTTAGAATATTATTGCATGTTAATGTTTTTTTTCAGTTTTATAATAAAGTTACCAATCTTTCCTTTTCATAATTGGTTAATAGATGCTCATAAATCTTCTCCTGTATCTGGTTTTTTAGATATTACAGGTCTTTTATTAAAAACATCTATTTATGGTTTGTTACGGTTTAATATTTTTATATTCCCTTATTATTCAAAAAAAATCATGTTCTTTATAACATGTATAGGTATTGTTAATATTATTTATAATAGTTTTATGGCAATTAAATCAAATAATATTAAAGAAATTATAGCTTATACTTCTTTATCTCATATTGGTTTTATATTAATAGGAATTTACAATTCTAATTATATTTCTTATCAAGGTATAATAATTCAAATCATTAGTACTAGTTTATCTATTGCAGCATTATTTATTATTGCATCGCAACTTTATCATAAATTATCAACACATAATATACATAAAATGGGAGGTTTATGGGGTTATTTGAAATGGATCCCATCTTTTTCATTATTTTTTATTTTTGCTAATTTAGGATTACCAGGAACAGCTAATTTTGTTGGTGAATTTATGGTATTACTAGGAATTATTAAAAATAATTTTTTTGTTACTATAGTTATAGTAAGTAGTATGATACTTTCTGCAATTTATTCTTTAAGGTTATTTCATAAAATATATTTTGGTCCATTTAATCAATTAAAAATAGTAAATAAATATTATTTTATAGAATTTTTTGCACTTTTTATGATTAGTTTTTTATTAGTATACATTGGTTTTTTTCCTCAAATTATTTTTAATATTAGTAATAATGTTATGGACAATATTTATTCTTTATTTTTAGTTTGTTAA